From one Prochlorococcus marinus XMU1404 genomic stretch:
- a CDS encoding molecular chaperone DnaJ, whose protein sequence is MNIPENSNTKRISIDLPEELISRFDQLRKEWGFRARGPVIEKILKELLQEDDLLPKNQQQEIDFNKKNNENSNIDEDTALVLITSDVKKEDNEISLKKIFSNNNQYKEKANSNISLPNFVEKKVKNLRRSINSEKLKENINDIQINTIKETELIKCRIELISHWKTLYGSVPNDHVVEASMDWFGSDIWPNLDGTENLPFTWSAANKLMSELCPFWIKKNPSLEIVLLMIGVLEDPFATSDLINRIPTLMRRFVNRFKRNNRSNSFETLDSTMTVHGALKLLNLSTSAGSAHTLRKIREAYKSIALETHPDAGGSTDQMRKLNEAYQLLKNLYRN, encoded by the coding sequence TTGAATATTCCTGAAAATTCAAATACAAAAAGAATTTCAATTGATTTACCTGAAGAACTAATTTCCAGGTTTGATCAATTACGAAAAGAGTGGGGATTTAGAGCAAGAGGACCTGTAATAGAAAAGATACTTAAAGAACTTCTTCAAGAAGATGATTTACTACCTAAGAACCAACAGCAAGAAATAGACTTTAATAAGAAGAATAATGAAAATTCAAATATTGATGAAGATACAGCATTGGTATTAATTACATCAGACGTAAAAAAAGAAGATAATGAGATATCGTTGAAAAAAATATTTTCAAATAATAATCAATATAAAGAAAAAGCCAACTCAAACATAAGCCTTCCCAATTTTGTTGAAAAAAAAGTAAAGAATCTAAGAAGAAGTATTAATAGTGAAAAATTAAAGGAGAATATTAATGATATTCAAATTAATACAATTAAAGAAACTGAATTAATAAAATGTCGAATTGAGTTAATTAGTCATTGGAAAACCTTATATGGATCAGTTCCTAATGATCATGTAGTAGAAGCTTCGATGGATTGGTTTGGAAGTGATATATGGCCAAATCTTGATGGAACTGAAAATCTACCCTTTACGTGGAGTGCAGCCAATAAATTAATGTCTGAATTATGCCCATTTTGGATAAAGAAAAATCCATCCCTTGAAATTGTTTTATTAATGATTGGTGTTTTAGAAGACCCTTTTGCTACATCAGATCTAATTAATAGGATACCAACACTTATGAGAAGGTTTGTAAATAGATTTAAGCGAAATAACAGATCAAATTCATTTGAAACTTTGGACTCTACAATGACAGTACATGGAGCACTTAAATTATTGAATTTATCAACATCTGCAGGATCAGCTCATACTTTGCGTAAAATTAGAGAGGCATATAAATCAATAGCCTTAGAGACGCATCCAGATGCTGGAGGATCAACAGATCAAATGAGAAAATTAAATGAAGCTTATCAATTGCTAAAAAATCTTTATAGAAACTAG
- a CDS encoding DUF2237 family protein has protein sequence MTINNQDQLNVLGEKMEVCSCAPMTGWFRDGFCNYDKNDGGNHSICCVMDDNFLKYSKSQGNDLITPMPIYSFPGLKNGDHWCICLDRWKQALLDGLAPKVIIESTNIVVLESVPLEKLKEYQFTKK, from the coding sequence ATGACTATAAATAATCAAGATCAGTTGAATGTCCTAGGAGAAAAAATGGAGGTTTGTAGTTGCGCACCTATGACAGGGTGGTTCAGAGATGGATTTTGCAACTATGACAAAAATGATGGAGGGAATCATTCCATATGTTGTGTAATGGATGATAATTTCCTGAAATATAGTAAATCACAAGGTAATGATTTAATAACTCCCATGCCTATTTATTCATTCCCAGGACTAAAGAATGGCGATCATTGGTGTATTTGTCTTGATAGATGGAAGCAAGCATTATTAGACGGTCTTGCACCAAAAGTCATAATAGAGTCAACGAATATTGTAGTCCTAGAATCAGTACCTCTGGAAAAATTGAAAGAATATCAATTTACTAAAAAGTAA
- a CDS encoding DUF4922 domain-containing protein, producing the protein MSLEIYWEKALEQTRLSIDDGSLYPLKTEIITRDLYKKDDFIIRKLDTSKFNKKKIYGPKQNPFSPWEKILEIDKIGDNHQLILNKYPVQKGHILLITNEWKPQNGWLDIKDWRAIQQVNKDTSGLWFFNSSPIAGASQPHRHFQLLRRSRGEISCPREKWFLEMNSYQDLNNKLEKNIIVSKFNFLENSSSLFEFYLELCKKLGLGDPISDKKPKYPYNILITNKWIAIVKRKNDHIHGFSVNGLGFAGYLLVTEKSNINYLKKFGPEKLLESFV; encoded by the coding sequence ATGAGTTTAGAAATATATTGGGAAAAAGCATTAGAGCAAACTCGATTATCAATTGATGATGGATCATTATATCCTCTCAAAACTGAAATTATTACAAGAGATTTATATAAAAAAGACGACTTCATAATCAGGAAACTCGATACTTCAAAATTTAATAAAAAAAAAATTTATGGTCCTAAGCAGAATCCATTTAGTCCTTGGGAAAAGATACTAGAAATTGATAAAATTGGCGATAATCATCAACTAATATTAAATAAGTACCCTGTACAAAAAGGTCATATTTTACTGATTACAAATGAATGGAAACCTCAAAATGGATGGTTAGATATTAAAGATTGGAGAGCGATCCAACAAGTTAATAAAGATACTAGTGGATTATGGTTTTTCAATAGTTCTCCAATTGCGGGTGCAAGTCAACCTCACAGACATTTTCAACTTCTGCGTAGATCTAGAGGTGAGATATCATGCCCTAGAGAAAAGTGGTTTTTAGAAATGAACTCATATCAAGATCTAAATAATAAGCTAGAAAAAAATATTATTGTATCCAAATTTAATTTTTTAGAAAATTCATCATCTCTTTTTGAATTTTATTTAGAATTATGCAAGAAATTAGGACTTGGGGACCCTATTAGTGATAAGAAACCCAAATATCCTTACAATATTTTAATAACTAATAAATGGATAGCTATTGTAAAGAGAAAAAATGATCATATTCATGGTTTCAGTGTTAACGGTTTAGGGTTTGCAGGTTATCTATTAGTAACTGAAAAATCAAATATTAATTATTTAAAGAAATTTGGCCCTGAAAAACTTCTAGAAAGTTTTGTTTAA